A window of Cryptomeria japonica chromosome 3, Sugi_1.0, whole genome shotgun sequence contains these coding sequences:
- the LOC131044244 gene encoding probable inactive receptor kinase At1g27190: protein MTKFGYFVLLYFVLFELPVCYNISQTPQFVEHDIMCLNETQNQLDPDLLTWSFENSSHGFICDFDGVECWHIDDGRVMSIKLPGMGLSGGFPSALKYCGRMTILDLSGNSLSGQIPRDLCKWLPFLVKLNLSSNQFTGSIPAELASCSYLNALYLNDNELSGSIPWELTRLERLNNINFANNNLTGPIPSKWASNSIQLFHGNLALCGKPLSRGCGEPKSPNSLGTVVVSALVLNGIAIVTCSILCTRSWISKQASRGSSLQPFKQPADHLKARRSKKVCLFEKPIKNMRLGDLLDATHNFSEDNIIWSCSAGVFYKAELPDGSLLAVNRLRTCEQSEKGFKCEMKTLGHLRHRNLVPLLGYCISDNQERLLVYKYMARGTLLNWFQGLHRDQNELDWATKLRICIGISRGLAWLHHICNPPVIHRNISSGVVYVDEDYEPRISGFGLERFTSDAGEICISICPEQNMGKKFQYDAPEQCRNIRSPGTLKGDVYSFGVVVFEVISGLKAGDAVPDKESGKQLPLIEWIRRGSAQAERAVEKYVEERCFLSGEEKSAVEELMEVGFRCVRYNPEERPSMYEAYETLTKIGKKYGVTDEEEMHLAYASRSIYT, encoded by the coding sequence ATGACAAAATTTGGATATTTTGTTCTGCTGTATTTCGTGTTGTTTGAGCTACCCGTGTGCTACAACATCTCACAAACACCGCAGTTTGTTGAACATGACATAATGTGCCTCAACGAGACTCAAAATCAATTGGATCCCGATCTTTTGACGTGGAGCTTCGAAAACAGCAGCCACGGCTTTATCTGCGACTTTGATGGAGTCGAGTGCTGGCATATCGATGACGGCAGAGTGATGAGCATTAAGCTCCCCGGAATGGGGCTTTCGGGAGGTTTCCCCAGCGCCTTGAAGTACTGTGGGAGAATGACTATTTTGGATCTCTCTGGCAATAGTCTTTCAGGCCAAATTCCAAGGGATCTCTGCAAATGGCTTCCCTTTCTTGTGAAACTTAATCTTTCGTCAAACCAGTTTACTGGGTCGATTCCCGCCGAGCTCGCTAGTTGTAGTTATCTGAATGCCCTTTACTTGAATGACAATGAACTTAGCGGCTCGATACCATGGGAATTGACGCGGCTGGAGCGGCTCAATAACATCAATTTTGCAAATAATAATCTTACAGGGCCAATACCCTCTAAATGGGCCTCTAATAGCATCCAACTTTTTCATGGTAACCTTGCACTATGTGGGAAACCCTTGAGCAGGGGATGTGGAGAACCAAAATCACCAAATTCATTGGGAACGGTGGTTGTTTCAGCGCTTGTGCTTAACGGCATTGCGATTGTTACCTGCAGCATTCTCTGCACTCGCAGCTGGATTTCAAAACAAGCATCTCGAGGATCGTCACTGCAGCCATTCAAGCAGCCCGCTGATCATCTGAAAGCTCGGAGGTCCAAAAAAGTTTGCTTGTTCGAGAAGCCCATAAAAAATATGAGATTGGGTGACCTTCTGGATGCTACCCACAACTTCAGCGAAGACAACATCATATGGAGTTGCAGTGCAGGGGTCTTTTACAAGGCTGAGCTGCCCGACGGCTCTCTGCTGGCGGTGAATAGGCTGAGGACATGCGAGCAGAGTGAAAAGGGGTTCAAGTGTGAGATGAAGACATTGGGGCATCTCAGGCACCGCAATTTGGTCCCGCTTTTGGGTTACTGCATAAGCGACAACCAAGAGCGGCTGCTCGTCTACAAATACATGGCCAGAGGAACTCTGCTCAATTGGTTCCAGGGACTCCACAGAGACCAGAATGAGTTGGACTGGGCCACCAAACTTAGGATTTGTATCGGAATTTCAAGAGGACTGGCGTGGCTTCATCACATCTGCAATCCTCCTGTCATCCACCGCAATATAAGCTCgggagttgtttatgtggatgaggACTATGAACCCCGCATTAGTGGGTTCGGATTGGAGAGATTCACCAGCGATGCAGGGGAGATATGTATAAGCATTTGTCCCGAGCAGAATATGGGAAAGAAATTCCAATACGATGCGCCGGAACAGTGCAGGAATATTCGGTCTCCGGGCACATTGAAAGGGGACGTGTACAGCTTTGGAGTGGTGGTGTTCGAAGTGATAAGTGGATTAAAGGCTGGCGATGCTGTCCCGGACAAGGAAAGTGGGAAGCAACTTCCGTTGATCGAATGGATACGTCGTGGCAGCGCTCAGGCAGAGCGGGCAGTAGAAAAATATGTGGAGGAGAGGTGTTTTCTGTCGGGGGAAGAGAAATCAGCGGTGGAGGAGTTAATGGAGGTGGGTTTTAGGTGTGTGAGATATAACCCGGAAGAAAGGCCTTCAATGTATGAAGCCTACGAGACTTTGACTAAAATTGGGAAAAAGTATGGAGTTACAGATGAGGAGGAAATGCACCTTGCGTATGCATCTCGCTCGATTTATACTTAG